A genomic segment from Chlorogloeopsis sp. ULAP01 encodes:
- the rppA gene encoding two-component system response regulator RppA: MRVLLVEDELDLGAAIKRTLNQEKYVVDWVTDGTEAWAYLENRWTHYTLAILDWMLPGMSGLELCQRLRKNNNPLPVLMLTAKDRIEDKVAGLDAGADDYLVKPFGMAELLARLRALQRRSPHFQLKELTVGNLTLDYSSSAVVSQNASGGKQVIPLTNKEFQLLEYFMKHPNQIVTTEQIRNQLWEVSAEPASNVVAAQVRLLRRKLTNSGCTNPIETLHGMGYRLNLSDESK, encoded by the coding sequence ATGCGGGTGCTGTTAGTCGAAGATGAATTGGATTTAGGTGCTGCCATTAAGCGAACTTTAAATCAAGAAAAGTACGTAGTTGATTGGGTTACGGACGGCACTGAGGCTTGGGCATATTTAGAAAATCGTTGGACACACTATACATTAGCTATTCTTGATTGGATGCTGCCAGGAATGTCAGGCTTAGAGTTGTGCCAAAGATTACGAAAAAACAACAATCCTCTACCTGTGTTGATGCTAACAGCTAAGGATAGGATAGAAGACAAAGTTGCAGGGTTGGATGCGGGTGCAGATGACTACTTGGTAAAACCATTTGGCATGGCGGAATTGTTAGCGCGGTTACGAGCATTACAGAGGCGATCGCCTCACTTCCAATTAAAAGAATTAACTGTTGGTAACCTGACTCTAGATTACAGCAGTAGTGCCGTTGTGAGTCAAAACGCTAGTGGAGGTAAACAAGTAATCCCCCTAACTAATAAGGAATTCCAGCTACTGGAGTATTTTATGAAGCACCCAAACCAAATCGTTACCACAGAACAAATTCGCAACCAGCTTTGGGAAGTGAGTGCAGAACCTGCTAGTAATGTGGTAGCAGCTCAAGTGCGTTTGCTACGCCGCAAATTGACAAATAGTGGCTGCACAAACCCAATTGAAACCTTGCATGGTATGGGGTATCGTCTAAATCTTAGCGATGAATCAAAATAA
- the rppB gene encoding two-component system sensor histidine kinase RppB: MNQNKLFNLTRIRLALWYALVMALILSLCGFGVYKAVSHAHWIALDRELESVAGTLHDSIELKLQQPGRLETVIQQLLPNICMVGNDCIQQQLNSKRHTLSVVNQGYYYVRFFDNSGRLVAMAGSPPEGLPLTFNKQTWQTLKDGKGRLYHQVSFVLHTQDNRDWGYIQVGRSLNDFNSYLDAVKLILALGLPIAMGLVGVASWWLAGLAMRPIYQSYRQIQQFTADAAHELRTPLAATGATVESALLMPQIDEEEARDMLRTIQRQNQRLTTLVADLLLLARLDRQSMSMRRELCCLDDVISDLIEEFVAMSNAAGVLLTSLIRVRQPVNIVGDSEQLYRLVSNLIVNAIQYTPRGGEVTVVLDRSDHYAVIQVQDTGIGIPHNELSQIFDRFYRVNSDRSRSTGGSGLGLAIAMAIVQAHQGNLKVQSELGKGSIFTVELPFNTPPLKSFCSIEPFKGLYRRQNKRI, encoded by the coding sequence ATGAATCAAAATAAACTGTTTAATCTGACTCGTATTCGTTTAGCGCTGTGGTATGCGCTAGTCATGGCTTTGATTTTAAGCCTGTGTGGATTCGGCGTCTACAAAGCAGTATCTCATGCCCATTGGATAGCCTTAGACCGAGAACTAGAGTCTGTAGCAGGAACTTTGCATGATAGTATTGAACTAAAACTACAGCAACCCGGACGCTTGGAAACAGTCATACAGCAGCTTTTACCAAATATTTGTATGGTTGGTAATGATTGCATTCAACAGCAGCTAAATTCTAAGCGCCATACTTTAAGCGTTGTTAACCAAGGCTACTACTACGTACGCTTTTTCGATAACTCCGGACGCTTAGTTGCTATGGCAGGCTCTCCTCCAGAAGGACTGCCCTTAACCTTTAACAAGCAAACTTGGCAAACTCTTAAAGACGGTAAAGGCAGGCTTTACCACCAAGTTTCCTTTGTGCTGCACACCCAAGATAATCGAGATTGGGGATATATACAAGTAGGGCGAAGTCTCAATGACTTCAATAGTTATCTAGATGCTGTTAAATTAATTTTAGCTTTGGGATTACCAATAGCAATGGGTTTAGTTGGTGTTGCTAGTTGGTGGTTAGCAGGATTGGCAATGAGACCAATTTACCAATCCTATAGACAAATTCAACAGTTTACAGCGGATGCCGCACACGAATTGCGGACACCTCTAGCTGCAACAGGAGCAACAGTAGAATCAGCACTTTTGATGCCTCAGATAGATGAAGAAGAGGCACGGGATATGTTACGAACTATACAGCGTCAGAATCAGCGGCTCACAACTTTGGTTGCTGATTTGTTGCTCTTAGCTCGCTTAGACCGCCAATCGATGTCCATGCGACGTGAATTATGCTGCTTAGATGACGTTATTAGCGACTTAATTGAGGAGTTTGTAGCAATGTCTAATGCGGCAGGTGTGTTGCTGACATCTTTAATACGAGTTCGTCAACCTGTAAATATTGTAGGGGATTCTGAGCAGCTTTATCGTTTAGTTTCTAACTTAATTGTCAACGCAATTCAATATACGCCACGGGGCGGAGAAGTAACTGTTGTCCTAGACCGCAGTGACCATTATGCTGTGATTCAAGTTCAAGATACTGGAATTGGCATTCCACACAATGAGCTTTCGCAAATTTTTGATCGCTTTTATCGGGTGAATAGCGATCGCTCTCGTAGTACTGGCGGTTCTGGATTGGGACTAGCTATTGCTATGGCAATTGTTCAGGCACACCAAGGCAATTTGAAAGTACAAAGCGAATTAGGTAAAGGTAGCATTTTTACTGTTGAATTACCCTTCAATACCCCCCCGCTTAAAAGTT